Below is a window of Hydrogenimonas sp. SS33 DNA.
TTTGAGCCCCACATGGCCCATGACGGCGATGGCGTTGTCCACCAGGTGGCGGATGAGGGGAGCCCGTTCCGTGCCGCCCTCGATTTTGACGGCGTCGGCACGGGTTTGTTGGAAGACCTTGACGCAGTTGGCCAGGGCTTCGTCGGGGGTGTTGACGGAACCGAAGGGCATATCGCAGATGACGAAAGCTTCCGGCGCGCCGTTGCAGACGGCGCGGGTGTGGTAGATCATCTGCTCCATCGTCGCCGAAAGGGTGTCGGGTTCGCCCAGGAAGCTCATGTTGAGACTGTCGCCTACCAGCAGCATGTCGGCCGCCTCGTGCAAAAGGGAGGCGAAAAGGGCGTCGTAGGCGGTGAGCATGACCAGCTTCCGCTCCCCTTTGGCCGCCTTGATGGTGGTGATAGTCTCTTTCTTCCGCATCGGCTCTCCCGTAAGATTTTTATCGTTTTTCCGGCTTTTTGTGATAAGCGATTTTATCCTAAAAATGGTACAATGATTATAAACTGATGTTACGCAGTATATACCATCATCCGTCCAACGAGAACGCATGCGATGCGAGGCGAAAAGGTTCGGGCGTAGCCGAAGCTACGTTCGGTTCTTTTCAACGATGTCAGCGTGTGCGTTATCGTTGGACCCCGAAGGGGCGGCACCATCGCCGCACGATCACGGCGTTGCGACGGCATCGGCGTAGCTTTGGCTACGCCTCGCCGCCGCGCCTTGTGCTCGCACGACGCTGATGCCGCGGATGGTGGCGTATACTGCGTAACATCAGTTATAAACTGATGCTACGGTCGGGAAAAAGCGCGGAAAGGGGAGGTCGTCTTGGGTATTCGCACGACACTCGAACAGAACTATGACTACGATATCGTCGACGAGTTCCTGGACCATTTCGATGTCATGACCGAAGTGATGGAGCCTGCGATCATCTCCCTGGAAAATCCGAAGGTGAGGGAAGAGAAGATCAACGAGCTGTTTCGCATTTTCCACAACATCAAATCGGCCAGCGGTTTTTTGAAGCTGGAACGCATCCATCTGCTGGCGGAACTGGCGGAGGAGGTGATGGAGAAGCTCCGCTCCGGCGAAAGGGAGGTGACCCCCGAAATCGTCGACTGGCTGCTGCTGGTCAACGACCAGCTGCGCACCTGGTACCGGCAGATCGCCGATGACGAAGCGCTGGGCGATACCGATGTGCGCATACTTCAACTTCCCTGATCCTCTTTTTCGCTAAAATTCCTCAAACATTACGATTTTTCGAGGAACCGCTTTTGAAAAAACTCGTCGCCTACATCACCACCGGATATCCCGACAAGAACTTTACCGTCGACCTGGCGCTGGCCCTGAAGGAGGCGGGGGTCGACTCGCTGGAGCTGGGCATTCCCTTCTCCGACCCTGTCGCCGACGGCCCCGTCATCGAAGCGGCCAACCTCTTCGCCCTGCAAAAGGGATTCAAAATCGCCGACCTGCTGGAGGTGAGCGAAAAAATCGCCCCCGAAATCGACACCCTCTGGATGGGCTACTTCAACCCCTTCTACCATAAAGGGATCGACTTTTTTTTGGGCAAAGCCGAGGCCTACGGCGTCAGCGGCTTCATCATTCCCGACCTTCCCCACGAAGAGGCGCAGGCCTATCGGAAGGCCTTCGACGACAAAGGGGTCGCCCTCATCGAATTCGTCGCCCCCACCGACAGCCGGGAGCGGATCGCGCAGATCGTGGGGAATGCGAAGAAGTTCATCTATATGGTCGCCTATGCCGGCATCACCGGCGCCGACAAGAGCGAGTCGCTCGAACCGGTCATCGCAGCGGTACGGGAGCATACCGACACGCCGCTTTACATCGGGTTCGGCGTCAATGAAAAGACGGCGAAAGAGAAGGCCAAAGGGGTCGACGGCGTCATCGTCGGAAGCGCTTTCGTCAAGATTTTGCTTAAAGAAAACTTGACAAACAGCCAGAAGATTGATAAGATATCCACGCTTGCCCGTTCGATCAAAGAGATGATCAACGAGTGAGGTGTTGTCGCGTCTTCAAAGGGCTTGACTTGGCTTCGACAGGAGCAGGTGGTCCCTGGCTGCATGTCGGGTTGGACATCCCGTTACCACTGTCCACAATGCAATAAACGCAAACAACACAAATTACCGCCCCGCTTACGCCTACGCTGCGTAAGTTAACCCTAACCTAGGGGCTGCTCCCTCCGCCGACGCCATATAGGCGGATTTCGGGAGTATCACAACTTTATGGCTATATCGGCAGGGTGCCTCGCCTGCCGACGAACCTTCGAGGCTCGCACGGCGCAGCTTTGGACATTGCGCGAAGCCGTGTTAAACCCGGCAATGTCGTCTAAGCATGTAGACGCCAAGGGGCCGCTTGTTTCTGGACAGGGGTTCGATTCCCCTCAAGTCCACCAAATCTCCTTTTTACGGATTCTTCTTCGGATGTATCTGCGGTTGCCGCTATCCACGGTATGCTTTTCAGGAAACTTCCCCGTACATTCCCGCTTCTGTTTCTCCAATATATCTTTCAACAGTTTTTCCTGTCAGAACGTCTTCTTTTTTGATATGATGGCGGACTTCATGCAGAGAAAGGTTTTTGTGATGAAAAAAACGACGATATTCGTCATCACGGCCCTCGTGGCCGCGGTGGGTTACTACCTCTACCTCACCGGTGCCATTTTCGCCAACTTCGAGAGTGTCGCGCCCCATCAGGCTTTCGAGAAGATGAAAGAGAAAAATGTGGCCATTCTCGATGTCAGGACCCCGTCCGAGTATCAGCAGGGCCATATCGCCGGGGCGAAACTGATTCCCGTGCAGAACCTCAAATCGCGACTGGACGAGTTGAAACCTCTGCAGGGAAAGAGGGTCCTGGTCTATTGCCGAAGCGGCCATCGCAGTGCCATCGCTTCCAGGATTCTCGCCGACAACGGGTTCAAACCGCTCAACATCAAAGGGGGCATCAACCGATGGGTCGCGGAGGGGCTGCCGGTGAGCCGATAGGAATCCAGGGGTGCCCTTTTATAAATCGAACGATATAATTTTTTAACGAATCAAAAGAAGGACCAGCATGAGAAAAACCGTCGCGTTTCTCCTCTTGGGTTTGATTTTTTTACCTGCCGCTCTGCCGGCTGCCGATACTTCCAAAGTGCCGAAACGGATTCTCAAAGCCAACCGGACCCTCATATACAAAATGTTGCCACCCGAAGTGGAAACTCTGGACGATTTCCTGACCAAAGGGGTCTTTTACGGCCGATTGCGCATGAATACGTTCCGTTGGGACTGGAAAGAGGAGACACCGGTCACCCGTGACAACTGGGCGGCGGGTTTGGGTGCCAGCCTGACCTACAAGTCGCCCTGCTGGTACGGGTTCGGCTTTACGCTGGACGGCTACACGAGCCAGAACCCCCGGCACATGGACAGAGAGGATATTCCCTTTCTCAAAGCGGGTAAGGATGCGCTGAGCCGACACGACGTCTTCGCGAACGGGGACTATCAGATGAACGTGATGGCCCAGGCCTATGCGGAGTACAGGCTCTCCAAAACGCGCATCAGGTGGGGACGGCAGAAGTTCGAGAGTTTTCTGACCAAAAGCAACGACACGAAGATGATCCCCAACACTTTCCAGGGGGTCTCTCTCGTCTCCAAGGACCTGCCCAAACACATTTTCAAGCTGGCGTGGTTCTCCCGTCAGAAACTGCGGGACCATACCCGTTTTCACGACGTGCTGACATTTGCCGACGGTCCGCTGGACGGGCTGGAGAGGACGGAGAAGCTGGTCGCTGTCTGGTCCAACAACGACGATTCTGGCATGCACCGGGGCCTCTCCTGGAGCAACTATGAAAAAGCGGGGGAGTCGACCCGTCACGACCTTCTGGTGGCGGAGGTGTGGAGCATGGCGGCCCCCCATCTCAAGGCGATGGTCAACTACACCGCCGTGCCCAATGTTCTCTCCTCGGCGACCGGGGAAGCCTACTACACCTTTTCCCTCTCCGACTACATCGTCGTCCCGGGTGTGCGCTACATGCATCAGTTCGACAACGGCGGCGGGGCGATCGGCGGGGCGAGCCTGACGGGGCTCCTCGCTTCCGGCGGTGAGGACGGGGGTTACAATGACCCCGACTCCCTGGAGGGGTGGCTCGCCGCGGCCCGTATCGACGTGAAACGCAAAGAGGCCCCCTGGCGGGTCCGGCTCGCCTACTCGCGGGTCGGGGACGAGGCCGACATCGTCGCCCCCTGGCGGGGGTTCCCCACCGGCGGCTACACCCGGGCGATGGGGCAGTACAACTGGTTCGCCAACACCAAAACCTGGCTGCTTCGGGGCGACTACGACATGACAAAAGCGGGCCTGGTGCCCGGGCTGAGCCTCATGGCCCAGGTGGCCGTCGAAGATTACGACCAGGATAAAAGCGTCATCAAAAGCGGCAACACGGTCTACCTGCAGCCCTCCGACCGGACGGTGCTGCACCTGGACGCCATCGAACGTTTTCCGAAGTGGCCGGGGCTCGAAGCCCGCCTGCGCATGGCTTTTGTCGATGCCGACCGCGTCAGCGGGCGTGACCCCTCCTACAACGAATACCGTTTCGAACTCAACTATCTCTTTTAGGGGCTTTAAATGATTCATGAAAGTGCGTCTCCACTTGTCAAGCATCTCGTCAACCGCCTGCGGGACAGCCGCACCGATGCTTTCACTTTCCGGTGGCTCCTGAAAGAGATCGCCAAACAGCTCCTCGCCGAAGCCTGTGACGCTTTGCCGCAGGCAGAAAGAGAGGTCCCTACGTGGCAGGGCGGTTTTGCCGGGCGTTTCATAGAGGAGCATGACATCGTCTGTGTCTCCATCCTCCGTGCCGCCCTTCCGATGCAGGAGGGGGTGCTGGAGCTTCTGGGCGGCGCAGCGGGCGGTTTTTTGGCCATGAAAAGGGATGAAACGACCCACGAGAGCAGGCTTTACTATGACCGGATTCCCGAACTTTCAGGCAAATCGGTGATTCTCGTCGACCCGATGGTCGCCACCGGTGGCTCTCTTCATGACGCCCTGGCGCTTCTGAAGAAAAGGGCCCCCGAAAAGATTGTGACGCTCAACGTCATCGGGGCGAAGGAGGGTGTCGAACGCATCGGTCAAAGCTTTCCCGACGTGTCGGTGCATATCGCCCGGATCGATCCCCTTCTCAACAAAGACGCCTATATCGTCCCCGGTCTGGGAGATGCGGGGGACCGTGCGTACAACACCTAAATAGACATATTTCCTTAAGGAACCGATATACTTGCCGGTGTTATAATGAATGTAAACGAACCATCAAGGAGGTTGTGATGAAACGTTTACAACTGGTTTCGGGTATTCTTCTTGGTTCCGCCCTTCTCTTCTCGGGATGCGGTGGCGGCGGTGGTGGATCGAGCGTAGAAAAGTGCCCGGAGAGTGTCACACTGCCCTCCTGGAGCAAAAAGCAGCTGAACATCAACACCGAAGTCGGTGTGAAAAAAGCCCTTTCACCTTTCTATCTTGCCCAACTCATCGGCGCGGAGTGGGACGTCGAGCCTTTTTCTCTGCGATCCGTAAATCCCGTCATCCGAGAAAACTCAACACTCGGGAAAATGGTTGCACCATTTACCGGACTGAAACTGTTTGCGAGACAGGGGACGTTGCAGCGTTATGATTTACGACAGGCCAATGAGAACTGGCAATATAGCTGCAGCGGGGGAGGTTCCGTTGCCTCTTCCCGTGACGATGCGACGGGTGCGGTGACACTGACCTTTTCCAAATGCCAAGAAAGTGATGATCTGGCAGGCTGGCTGCTGGAGAGTATCGGTACCGGAGAGTTCGAAAAACCCACCGATATAGAATCGACGGGTACGGAGTTTTCGTTCGACGGGACACTCAAAGAGCTTTACAAAAAGAACACAGAAGCATGGGATGACGATGCCGTTATCGATATAAATCTCGCCATCAAAATTGTGAAATCGGATGACGGATCGAAAGGGGAGTTGCAAAGTCATCTGCATACGCGAATCGCTGTCAACAATGATGAAGACCATAAAAAAGCTCTGTTTGAAGGGAACGGATGTCTCTATATCGACGGCCGGAGTGAAGATGCCAATCTGTCCGATATAAAAATCCAATTTGCGGATTTCAAGGTAAATACGGCATACGATGTGGTTGCAAGAGATGAAAACGATACCGACAAAATCACCGAATTTTCCGTGAAAGTGGATTTTGACGGATACGCTTCTCTTGACGGTTCCTATACGGACGAGAACGGCGCTGAAGTCAATCTGGCGGGAATGGCATTCTATACAAAAGCACTCCAGGTTTCATTCACCCATGAGGAGGGAGATATCGTCGATAACGACGAACTCAATGTGACCGGAAAACTTGGGGATGCCTGCATGGGGGGTGTCGTGGATTACCAGGCACAGCTCGGCCCGGTGTGGGACGATGTGAACGGCGGATGGTTCCCTGCCGAGGGCAACATGACGCTGAACGGAAACCAGGCATCCGTTACGTTTGAAAATAATGAAAAAGTGACCATTCATACCGGCGGAACCGATTTTGTCCATGAAAATGCTTCCTGGACCGATATTACCGATGAAGATTGCCGAAAAGGGTATGAACGGTTATGGGATATTTTTACGGGATTGTCAGAACTTTTCTATTCGGAAATCTGAAGTCGCCGGAAGCATGTTTGGCATGATTCTGCCGAGGATTTAGAGGGGAAGATAGACTTTGTCTATCATCTCTTCATACTCCGCACGGGCGTCGCTGTCGATGGTGATGCCCCCTCCGCTTTTGTAGACCAGCCCCTTCTCCCCTTTTTCGATGTAGCGGATCATGACGGCGCTTTGGAGGTTGCTGCCGTCGAAAACGCCGAAGATGCCGGTGAAGAAGCCCCTATCGTGGCTTTCGACGGAGCCGATGATTTCGCAGGTACGCTTTTTCGGGGTGCCGGTGATGGATCCGGCGGGAAGCATTCGGTCGAGGATCTCGCCGAGGCGTCGGGGCCAGTCCGGAGTGAGCCTGGCGGTGATGCGGGAGCTGACCTGCAGGAGGGTTTTGTCGGAAGTGACGATTTTGTCGATATAGCGGAAACGTTCGACCCGCACGTTGCTGCCGACGATGCCCAGGTCGTTGCGAAGCAGGTCGACGACCATGACATGCTCCGCCATCTCCTTCTCGTCGGCCAGTATTTTTGCCTCGGCATCGGGCAGGGCGGCGTCGATGGTCCCCTTCATGGGGTAGGTGGAGATGGTGCCGTTTTCGATGCGGATGAAAGGTTCCGGGGTGAAGCAGACGAAGCGCTCCGGCACCAGCAGTTTGAACGGGGCGTTGGCGACGTCGTAGATCTTTTCGAGGGTGAGGTCCGTTTCCACTGGGGTGGGAAAGGTGAGGTTGAGAAGGTAGGTGTTGCCGGCTCTGATCTCTTCGATGACGCGGTCGAAGGCCTTTTTGTATTGTGAAAAAGGGACCGGCTTTTTTCGGAGTGAGAAGTGAGAAGTGGGAAGTGGGAAATTTTGTTCTCCGGTTCCCGGTTTCCGGTTCCCGATTCCCGGCATATTCTTTATAAAAAAACGGATGCCCCGTAAGTCGTTAAGGGGCCTGACGATAATATCGCTCTTGTCGTAGGAGACGATGAAGAGAAAGGGAGTGCCCCTGGCGGCTAGGCGGGAGATTTCGGCGAAGCCGTCAGCCATTGGCGAGGATCAGTTTTTTCAGGGCAGCCATGCGGACGGCGACGCCGTTTCTGACCTGTTCGAGCACTTTGCAGCGGGGGTCGGCCAGCATGGCGTCGTCGATGTCGATATTGCGGTGCACAGGGCCTGGATGCAGCAAAAGAATGTTACGCTCGCCGATGCGCTCTTTGGTGATGCAGTAGTCGCCGGCGTAATCTTTGAGGCTGGCGTAGATGGGGTGGGCGTGCCGTTCGGTCTGGGTGCGGAGGCTCATGACGACATCCACCTCGTCCAGAACCTCTTCGAGTCGGGTCGTGGTGGCAAAAGGGGTGGCGGTGGGCAGAAAGTGGGGCGGCGCCACCAGGACGATCTCCATGCCGAAGCGGGGCAGGAGGCGCATGTTGGAGTTTGCAACGCGGGAGTTTTTGATATCCCCGACGATGGCGATGCGCTTGCCGGCGATGTCGCCGCCGAAGTGCTTGCGGATGGTAAAGAGGTCCAGCAGCGCCTGGCTGGGGTGGGCATGGGCGCCGTCGCCGGCATTGAAGATGGCACAGTCGACGTGGCGGGAGATCTGGTAAGGGGTGCCGCTTTGGGCGTGGCGGACGATGATGGCGTCGGGGCCCATGGCGTTGAGATTGGCGGCCGTGTCGTAGAGGGTCTCCCCTTTTTTGGTGGAACTTTTGGCGACATCGAGATGGACCACATCGGCCCCCAGCCGCTTCGCGGCGATCTCGAAACTGCTGCGGGTGCGGGTGGAGTTTTCGAAAAAGAGGGTGATGATGAGGCGGTTTTGCAACAGTTTGGGCGGCGGCGTTTTCAGAAAGCTTTCGGCATCGGCAAAAAGGGTCTCTATCTCTTCCTTCGTCAGGTCGTCGGTGGTGATGAGATGCCGCATACCGATCCTTTTTTAAGGGGTATTATAACAACGCAAAGTTGACGGAGAGATGAAAAAGCGTGGAGAGGGTCTGTCTTAGCAGTACGCCCTCTGCAGGAGTAGGAGGGAATGAAAAAGAGCGGCGTACTGGTAAGGCAAACCGCCCGAAGGCGGTTTGGAGGAACTGAAATTACATTTCAGAGTGGAATTTGTAGTCGAGCTGGACCCAGTATTTAGTTACGTCGTTCCAGCCAATATTTTTAGTGGCACCAATTCCTTTTGCAGCTTTACCTTGATCGATGGCCACAGCACCTTCATCACCTTTGGAATACCATGCGCCTTTCAGAAGCAGGCCGAGGTCTTTGGTGATTTTGTAGTTGTAGGCAACGTCGAATTCGCTACCAAGATCGTCAGAAGTACCACCATTCAGCTTATCAAAGTCATCTACAGAACTGAAGATATGGTAAACACCCATCAGTTTGCCATACTCACCTGCATTGTAGGCGAGTTTGAAGCTCAGGTCTTCGAGACCTTGTTGGGGAGTGCCCGCCAGGAAAACATCCGCCCAACCGTTCATGGCATGCAGTGTCGCCAGCGGGGTGTTGAATGAAAGTCCTTTGTCGTTGTCACTGCCATCTGCAGCACCAAGATATTCATATCCTGCACCTATCGTGAAGTTGTTCCACAGAAGGTCCGCTGCAATATTGAAGTAGTCGGCATCATTGTCATTTACGAAATCCTGAATATTTTTTTGGCCGAAAGGCTCTTCATCGTCATCCATCGTCGGATCTTTTTGATAGGCGTATTCGGCTTGATATTTCAGTTTCATATCGCTCAAATCGAATGTACCGGTTGCGCGGATACCAATGTGGTCCATCAGGTTGGAGATCATGTAGTCATAAGCGGTAACATCGAGTTCCGGCATGAATTTGTAGTTGGCATGCAGCAGAACGGAATTCGTATCGAGATGGGATTCGACAACTTTGTTGACGCGGGTTACATACGCACCCAGGAGGTTCAGACCTTCCCAGCTGTAGGCTGCAGCCACGAGGTCGTAGGTTTGCGGCATTTGTCTCCAACCGACGTTACCGATAAAACGCGCGTTGTCGAGAACGACCATTTTGCGTCCAAGAATTCCGGTAAATCCTTCATAAGTATAAGAAATGTTTGCTTGAGTCATACGTGTTTGTGCAGGGTCTGCAACTACTTCATATTTGGGATCGCCAGAGGTTTTGCCATTATAGTCATTGACCCAGCCAAAATGATCGACACTCATGCCCTGCAATTGGAAATTCAGGCCATCGACATCAAACAGTCCGCCTTTTACACCGATTGCTGTTCTTACAGTGAGCGCATTGGCTTCGTCTTTGTTGTTTTTATCGACATCAACATATTCATATCGAGGGCGGATTTCGATATCGAGCTGCGGATTGCTGATGATGTTTTCGAGCATATTTGCGCTCGCACCTGTGGTCGCTACAGTCGCTGCCATGGCGGCGACGAGGCTCATCTTGATTGTCTTCATTCTTACTCCCTTGTGAAGAATTTGGATTAACCGTTCCGGTCATTTCTATATAGTATATATACACAAATGACCGGAACCTTGGCACTAACGGTTTATTTTACCCCTCTTAAAAAAGCCTTTTCCTTGATTTTCGTCAAGAAATATGATGACTTTTTTAATTTGCGGTTATAGTAGCAGATTTTTTCTTAAATTTCCAAGCTTGATTTTAAGGTCAATTTCATTGAAGATTTTCCGTTTCGATAAAATATCCCCAAAAACTTTGGAGTGGAAAAAGTGAAACACTACATCAAAAAGATTTCTACCTATGCGATGGCGGGGTCGATGGGGGCGTTGGCGATGGTGGCGATGAGCGGGTGCGAGCGCAAGCCGGCGGGAGAGTCCGACGCCTTTACCCGGGCGAGCCAGAAGCAGGGGGCCTTCGTCGTCATCGACGAGGTGGCGCCGGGGCGGTACAGGATCGCCGAGGAGTACCCGGCGGATACGACCCGGGTCATCCTGCGCAAACTGGACGGGACGGAGAAGATACTGAGCAAAGAGGAGCTCGATGCCCTGGTCAAGGAGGAGGCGGCGAAAATCGACGCGGGGGAGTCCCCCCTGACCAACCCTCAGCTCTCCGGCGGCGGACTGAGCCTGGGGGAGGCGATCCTGGCGTCGGCGGCGGGGGCGATCATCGGCAGCTGGATCGGCAGCAAGCTCTTCAACAACCCCAACTACCAGCGCACCCGCCAGCGAAGCTACAAGTCGCCGTCGGCCTACCGGCGCAGCGTCGACAGCTTCAGCAAGGCCAAAAGAAGCCCGACCTCCTCCACGCGGCGCTCCACCCGTTCCGGTTTCTTCGGGGGCGGCAGCCGCAGCGGGTCGCGCTCCACTTTCGGCGGGTTCGGCGGCTGAGATGGTACGCCTGGAAAAGGTGGCGCCCCTCACGCCGGAATTTCTGGAACGGCTCGGTTTCCACTGGCACACTGACAGCGACGGCACCTCCTATGTCGCCGACGAGATCGTCGTGGTGAGCGAAGCGGAGGCGGAGGCGTACTACGAAGCGGCCAACACCCTCTACGACATGTATGTGGAAGCCGGGGAGTATGTGGTGGAAAAGAACCTCTTTCACGACATCGGCATCCCCTTCAACCTGGTCGACGCCGTCAAGAAGAGCTGGGAGAACGACGTCCACTGGCACATCTACGGCCGGTTCGACCTGGCCGGCGGCATCGGCGGCGCACCCATCAAGCTGCTGGAGTTCAATGCCGACACCCCGACGGCGCTGTTCGAGACCGCCATCGTCCAGTGGGCGCTGCTCAAAGCCAACGGTATGGACGAGGCGGCCCAGTTCAACCACGTCTACGAGGCGATCCGCGACAACTTCCGCCGGCTCATCGTGCTGGACGGGAACCCGGAGGATTTCGGGCGCTACTACGAGGGGTGGAAGATCCTCTTCAGCGCTATCCGCGGCTCCATCGAAGATGAAA
It encodes the following:
- the panB gene encoding 3-methyl-2-oxobutanoate hydroxymethyltransferase, which gives rise to MRKKETITTIKAAKGERKLVMLTAYDALFASLLHEAADMLLVGDSLNMSFLGEPDTLSATMEQMIYHTRAVCNGAPEAFVICDMPFGSVNTPDEALANCVKVFQQTRADAVKIEGGTERAPLIRHLVDNAIAVMGHVGLKPQSVRSEGGYIVQGRDEESFKKVLEDARAVEAAGAFALVIEGVTPDLAEAVTKAVKIPVIGIGAGRATDGQVLVWSDMLGFFEAFKPKFVKRYLNGAELVRNAAKTYAEEVKEGKFPEDMHTYGK
- a CDS encoding Hpt domain-containing protein, whose protein sequence is MGIRTTLEQNYDYDIVDEFLDHFDVMTEVMEPAIISLENPKVREEKINELFRIFHNIKSASGFLKLERIHLLAELAEEVMEKLRSGEREVTPEIVDWLLLVNDQLRTWYRQIADDEALGDTDVRILQLP
- the trpA gene encoding tryptophan synthase subunit alpha; the protein is MKKLVAYITTGYPDKNFTVDLALALKEAGVDSLELGIPFSDPVADGPVIEAANLFALQKGFKIADLLEVSEKIAPEIDTLWMGYFNPFYHKGIDFFLGKAEAYGVSGFIIPDLPHEEAQAYRKAFDDKGVALIEFVAPTDSRERIAQIVGNAKKFIYMVAYAGITGADKSESLEPVIAAVREHTDTPLYIGFGVNEKTAKEKAKGVDGVIVGSAFVKILLKENLTNSQKIDKISTLARSIKEMINE
- a CDS encoding rhodanese-like domain-containing protein, giving the protein MKKTTIFVITALVAAVGYYLYLTGAIFANFESVAPHQAFEKMKEKNVAILDVRTPSEYQQGHIAGAKLIPVQNLKSRLDELKPLQGKRVLVYCRSGHRSAIASRILADNGFKPLNIKGGINRWVAEGLPVSR
- a CDS encoding OprD family outer membrane porin — encoded protein: MRKTVAFLLLGLIFLPAALPAADTSKVPKRILKANRTLIYKMLPPEVETLDDFLTKGVFYGRLRMNTFRWDWKEETPVTRDNWAAGLGASLTYKSPCWYGFGFTLDGYTSQNPRHMDREDIPFLKAGKDALSRHDVFANGDYQMNVMAQAYAEYRLSKTRIRWGRQKFESFLTKSNDTKMIPNTFQGVSLVSKDLPKHIFKLAWFSRQKLRDHTRFHDVLTFADGPLDGLERTEKLVAVWSNNDDSGMHRGLSWSNYEKAGESTRHDLLVAEVWSMAAPHLKAMVNYTAVPNVLSSATGEAYYTFSLSDYIVVPGVRYMHQFDNGGGAIGGASLTGLLASGGEDGGYNDPDSLEGWLAAARIDVKRKEAPWRVRLAYSRVGDEADIVAPWRGFPTGGYTRAMGQYNWFANTKTWLLRGDYDMTKAGLVPGLSLMAQVAVEDYDQDKSVIKSGNTVYLQPSDRTVLHLDAIERFPKWPGLEARLRMAFVDADRVSGRDPSYNEYRFELNYLF
- the upp gene encoding uracil phosphoribosyltransferase — encoded protein: MIHESASPLVKHLVNRLRDSRTDAFTFRWLLKEIAKQLLAEACDALPQAEREVPTWQGGFAGRFIEEHDIVCVSILRAALPMQEGVLELLGGAAGGFLAMKRDETTHESRLYYDRIPELSGKSVILVDPMVATGGSLHDALALLKKRAPEKIVTLNVIGAKEGVERIGQSFPDVSVHIARIDPLLNKDAYIVPGLGDAGDRAYNT
- a CDS encoding aminodeoxychorismate synthase component I, producing the protein MADGFAEISRLAARGTPFLFIVSYDKSDIIVRPLNDLRGIRFFIKNMPGIGNRKPGTGEQNFPLPTSHFSLRKKPVPFSQYKKAFDRVIEEIRAGNTYLLNLTFPTPVETDLTLEKIYDVANAPFKLLVPERFVCFTPEPFIRIENGTISTYPMKGTIDAALPDAEAKILADEKEMAEHVMVVDLLRNDLGIVGSNVRVERFRYIDKIVTSDKTLLQVSSRITARLTPDWPRRLGEILDRMLPAGSITGTPKKRTCEIIGSVESHDRGFFTGIFGVFDGSNLQSAVMIRYIEKGEKGLVYKSGGGITIDSDARAEYEEMIDKVYLPL
- a CDS encoding aspartate carbamoyltransferase catalytic subunit: MRHLITTDDLTKEEIETLFADAESFLKTPPPKLLQNRLIITLFFENSTRTRSSFEIAAKRLGADVVHLDVAKSSTKKGETLYDTAANLNAMGPDAIIVRHAQSGTPYQISRHVDCAIFNAGDGAHAHPSQALLDLFTIRKHFGGDIAGKRIAIVGDIKNSRVANSNMRLLPRFGMEIVLVAPPHFLPTATPFATTTRLEEVLDEVDVVMSLRTQTERHAHPIYASLKDYAGDYCITKERIGERNILLLHPGPVHRNIDIDDAMLADPRCKVLEQVRNGVAVRMAALKKLILANG
- a CDS encoding UPF0323 family lipoprotein, with product MKHYIKKISTYAMAGSMGALAMVAMSGCERKPAGESDAFTRASQKQGAFVVIDEVAPGRYRIAEEYPADTTRVILRKLDGTEKILSKEELDALVKEEAAKIDAGESPLTNPQLSGGGLSLGEAILASAAGAIIGSWIGSKLFNNPNYQRTRQRSYKSPSAYRRSVDSFSKAKRSPTSSTRRSTRSGFFGGGSRSGSRSTFGGFGG